From the Myxococcales bacterium genome, one window contains:
- a CDS encoding TIR domain-containing protein: MALVYVSMDHDDAAQVRALAKLRANAAYELRVHERVVVVEPGGKGVRVRPTDPRAAPVKAAIGAQLAQCARLVVLIGDTTESHPWIEWEVRSFFEQKVPLAGPQTWRRIRGMRLKGTRGGDPAALAGRATVTLDWSPAALGHWIASPL; this comes from the coding sequence ATGGCCCTCGTCTACGTCAGCATGGATCACGATGACGCCGCGCAGGTGCGGGCGCTGGCCAAGCTGCGCGCCAACGCGGCGTACGAGCTCCGCGTCCACGAGCGGGTGGTGGTGGTCGAGCCGGGCGGCAAGGGCGTCAGGGTCCGGCCGACGGATCCGCGGGCGGCGCCAGTGAAGGCGGCGATCGGCGCGCAGCTGGCGCAGTGCGCGCGGCTGGTCGTGTTGATCGGCGACACCACCGAGAGTCACCCGTGGATCGAGTGGGAGGTGCGCTCCTTCTTCGAGCAGAAGGTGCCGCTGGCGGGGCCGCAGACCTGGCGGCGCATCCGTGGCATGCGCCTCAAGGGCACGCGCGGCGGCGATCCGGCGGCGCTGGCGGGTCGGGCGACCGTGACGCTCGACTGGAGCCCGGCGGCGCTGGGCCACTGGATCGCGAGCCCGCTGTAG
- a CDS encoding CHAT domain-containing protein — protein sequence MGALRLAGPGWIVVAVAAIACGRPAGVDPCVDAYAHERWDDVVARCPVGSDRVALARAYRQLGDHHAADAATAAEALLTGPVAADAAYLAGYVRAQDEDPSRVAHGRELLVRALAGFQRVGAHGKAAKAASFLARVPRPEAHFEDALTYARLASAEAELAQDDGARARAATTLAELYDEIGLAEDARDAFFDAEEHARPWPSLLAHTYLQHGLFLIDLGGERDLRAALGYLAEARAHNRAGGDATPHQRRAIEVAVQLNRASALAELGEVDAALAELTEPPADAYEARRLALVRGFVAARVGDLPAAAALFAAADLGEVELDLRGQVALELARAYRRAGDAAAAERYYREAIAAVEALRQGADRPELRPWILAARTRPYLELLGLLAEAERGLDALVVAESLHARAWLDAALARDRHPLDAAAQSLLDARVRQRQDAGPALDRASLLARLDGREAVVLLAIDDAAWRVHVRGGAATIAALTTDQIAAVGRWRRAPGEPALATAAAAALLPRDVTTRADPLYVVTSDALADLPFAALRVDGQFVIAARPIVRLPGLAALGCRDGAWTDERVLVGDARGDLPHAADEVRRLAGAHARLGAAADRAAVTASARAALLHAAVHGRGGGLELADGLVTPADVLDQQLAPRTVVLTGCDTAAGADAEAWSSFPSAFLAAGSRHVVATLRSVPDDAAAEVVRAYYAQPEPLGPAARLAAAQRQVAATVRVDVWAAFTVWGDAACGP from the coding sequence TTGGGCGCGCTCCGTCTCGCTGGCCCCGGATGGATCGTCGTGGCCGTCGCGGCGATCGCCTGCGGTCGCCCCGCCGGGGTGGATCCGTGCGTCGACGCGTACGCGCACGAGCGGTGGGACGACGTCGTCGCGCGCTGTCCCGTCGGGTCCGACCGGGTCGCGCTGGCCCGGGCCTATCGTCAGCTCGGCGACCACCACGCCGCCGATGCGGCCACCGCCGCCGAGGCCCTGCTGACCGGCCCCGTCGCCGCCGACGCCGCCTACTTGGCCGGCTACGTCCGCGCGCAGGACGAGGATCCCAGCCGCGTGGCGCACGGCCGCGAGCTGCTCGTGCGCGCGCTCGCCGGCTTCCAGCGCGTCGGCGCGCACGGCAAGGCCGCCAAGGCCGCCAGCTTCCTCGCGCGGGTGCCGCGCCCCGAGGCCCACTTCGAGGACGCGCTGACGTACGCGCGGCTCGCGAGCGCCGAGGCCGAGCTGGCCCAGGACGACGGCGCGCGGGCGCGGGCGGCCACCACGCTGGCCGAGCTGTACGACGAGATCGGCCTGGCCGAGGACGCCCGCGACGCGTTCTTCGACGCCGAGGAGCACGCGCGGCCGTGGCCGTCGCTGCTCGCCCACACCTACCTGCAGCACGGGCTGTTCTTGATCGACCTGGGCGGCGAGCGCGACCTGCGCGCGGCGCTCGGCTACCTGGCCGAGGCGCGCGCGCACAACCGCGCCGGCGGCGACGCGACGCCGCACCAGCGCCGCGCGATCGAGGTCGCGGTCCAGCTCAACCGCGCGAGCGCGCTGGCCGAGCTGGGCGAGGTCGACGCCGCGCTGGCCGAGCTGACCGAGCCGCCGGCCGACGCCTACGAGGCGCGCCGGCTCGCCCTCGTGCGCGGCTTCGTCGCGGCGCGCGTCGGCGATCTGCCCGCGGCCGCGGCCCTGTTCGCCGCCGCCGACCTCGGCGAGGTCGAGCTCGACCTCCGCGGTCAGGTGGCGCTCGAGCTGGCCCGGGCCTATCGCCGCGCCGGCGACGCGGCCGCCGCCGAGCGCTACTACCGCGAGGCGATCGCCGCGGTCGAGGCGCTGCGGCAGGGCGCGGACCGACCCGAGCTGCGCCCGTGGATCCTGGCGGCGCGGACCCGGCCCTACCTCGAGCTGCTCGGGCTCCTGGCCGAGGCCGAGCGCGGCCTCGACGCGCTGGTCGTCGCCGAGTCGCTCCACGCCCGGGCCTGGCTCGACGCGGCGCTCGCGCGCGACCGCCATCCGCTCGACGCGGCCGCGCAGTCGCTGCTCGACGCCCGGGTCCGCCAGCGCCAGGACGCGGGCCCCGCGCTCGATCGCGCGTCACTGCTGGCGCGCCTCGACGGGCGCGAGGCGGTGGTGCTGCTGGCGATCGATGACGCCGCGTGGCGGGTCCACGTCCGCGGCGGGGCCGCCACGATCGCCGCGCTCACCACTGATCAGATCGCCGCGGTGGGGCGCTGGCGGCGCGCCCCCGGTGAGCCCGCGCTCGCGACCGCCGCCGCCGCCGCGCTGCTGCCTCGCGACGTGACCACGCGCGCCGATCCGCTGTACGTCGTCACCAGCGACGCGCTCGCCGATCTGCCGTTCGCCGCGCTGCGCGTCGACGGCCAGTTCGTGATCGCCGCGCGGCCGATCGTGCGCCTCCCCGGCCTGGCGGCGCTCGGCTGCCGGGACGGCGCCTGGACCGACGAGCGGGTGCTCGTCGGCGACGCCCGCGGCGACCTGCCCCACGCCGCCGACGAGGTCCGCCGCCTCGCCGGCGCCCACGCCCGCCTCGGCGCCGCCGCCGATCGCGCCGCGGTCACGGCGTCGGCGCGCGCGGCGCTGCTCCACGCCGCGGTCCACGGCCGCGGCGGCGGGCTCGAGCTCGCCGACGGCCTGGTCACGCCGGCCGACGTGCTCGACCAGCAGCTCGCGCCGCGCACCGTCGTGCTGACCGGCTGCGACACCGCCGCCGGCGCCGACGCCGAGGCCTGGAGCAGCTTCCCCTCGGCGTTCCTCGCCGCCGGCAGCCGCCACGTCGTCGCGACGCTGCGATCGGTGCCCGACGACGCCGCCGCCGAGGTCGTGCGCGCGTACTACGCGCAGCCCGAGCCGCTCGGGCCCGCCGCGCGCCTCGCCGCCGCCCAGCGTCAGGTCGCCGCGACCGTGCGCGTCGACGTCTGGGCCGCCTTCACCGTCTGGGGCGACGCCGCCTGCGGCCCGTGA
- a CDS encoding RNA polymerase sigma factor, with amino-acid sequence MDDDDIRAGLRDGDVDGAFRLLRARHGGPVFRACLARLRDPTLAEEAMQDAFVNAFRKRRQLAAADSVRGYLLGIAGNVAVDMLRKAQRRTRLARANQVVADEERTPPGTPADAEPAAVAALYDCLDQLEPGTRTAVFMHYRDARPWQEIATAIGVPVDTVRMRVKRVLKDLRACLKAKGVTA; translated from the coding sequence GTGGACGACGACGACATCCGTGCCGGGCTGCGGGATGGTGACGTCGACGGGGCGTTCCGGCTGCTCCGCGCCCGTCACGGCGGCCCGGTGTTCCGCGCGTGCCTGGCGCGCCTGCGCGACCCGACCCTGGCCGAGGAGGCGATGCAGGACGCGTTCGTCAACGCGTTCCGCAAGCGCCGGCAGCTGGCCGCGGCCGACTCCGTGCGCGGCTACCTGCTCGGCATCGCCGGCAACGTCGCGGTCGATATGTTGCGCAAGGCCCAGCGCCGCACCCGCCTGGCGCGCGCGAACCAGGTCGTGGCCGACGAGGAGCGCACGCCGCCAGGGACGCCCGCCGACGCCGAGCCCGCGGCCGTCGCCGCGCTCTACGACTGCCTCGATCAGCTCGAACCCGGCACGCGGACGGCGGTGTTCATGCACTACCGCGACGCGCGGCCGTGGCAGGAGATCGCGACCGCGATCGGCGTGCCGGTCGACACCGTGCGCATGCGGGTCAAGCGCGTGCTGAAGGACCTGCGGGCCTGCCTCAAGGCCAAGGGGGTGACCGCGTGA
- a CDS encoding glutathione S-transferase family protein → MAITLYHHPFSRAATVLWMLEEVGVPFTLEFVDFTAGAHKSPDMLARNPMGKLPVLVDDDVVVTEVAAIGLYLADRYAPGRLAPALDDPARGTYFRWALFAPSVIEPGAMAKAAGWDYKPGQAGWGTHDAMLDTMEAAIGPRTWLLGETFSMADVIFGGTLRYMLRFGMLEPRPAFAAYAERLGDRPAAKAADARNAAVVAERGLGK, encoded by the coding sequence ATGGCCATCACGCTCTATCATCACCCGTTCTCGCGCGCCGCCACCGTCCTGTGGATGCTCGAGGAGGTCGGCGTCCCGTTCACGCTGGAGTTCGTCGACTTCACGGCCGGCGCGCACAAGTCGCCGGACATGCTCGCGCGCAATCCGATGGGCAAGCTGCCCGTGCTCGTCGACGACGACGTGGTCGTCACCGAGGTCGCGGCCATCGGTCTGTACCTCGCCGACCGCTACGCGCCCGGCCGCCTCGCGCCCGCCCTCGACGATCCCGCGCGCGGCACCTACTTCCGCTGGGCGCTGTTCGCCCCATCGGTGATCGAGCCCGGCGCGATGGCCAAGGCCGCCGGCTGGGACTACAAGCCCGGCCAGGCCGGCTGGGGCACCCACGACGCCATGCTCGACACCATGGAGGCCGCCATCGGCCCCCGCACCTGGCTCCTCGGCGAGACCTTCTCGATGGCCGACGTCATCTTCGGCGGCACCCTCCGCTACATGCTCCGCTTCGGCATGCTCGAGCCCCGCCCCGCCTTCGCCGCCTACGCCGAGCGCCTCGGCGATCGCCCCGCCGCCAAGGCCGCCGACGCCCGCAACGCCGCCGTGGTCGCCGAGCGCGGCCTCGGGAAGTAG
- a CDS encoding zinc-binding dehydrogenase: protein MRSHRLHAPGGPEALVLDELPRPRAAPGQVLIEVRAFGLNRSEWFTRNGDSPTVRLPRVLGIECVGTVLEAPGGEVAPGQRVAAMMGGMGREFDGSYAELTCVPASSVFPLETALDWPTLGALPEVLQTCHGSLRVGLGVQAGETLLIRGGTASVGLTALAMARALGLEVIATTRTEAKRELLHAHGARHVLVDDGHLADQVRQLTGGGADRVLELIGATTLLDSLACARAGGVVCMTGILGGAWELARFQPMTDIPTGVRLTSYSGGAADITAAELQAYVAQVEAGALRVPLGPVWRFDQLVLAHREMDANRANGKMVVVIDP from the coding sequence ATGCGCTCCCATCGCTTGCACGCGCCCGGCGGTCCCGAGGCGCTGGTCCTCGACGAGCTGCCCCGCCCGCGCGCCGCGCCGGGCCAGGTGTTGATCGAGGTCCGGGCGTTCGGGCTCAACCGCTCCGAGTGGTTCACGCGCAACGGCGACTCGCCGACGGTGCGGCTGCCCCGCGTGCTCGGCATCGAGTGCGTCGGCACCGTGCTCGAGGCCCCCGGCGGCGAGGTCGCGCCCGGCCAGCGCGTCGCCGCCATGATGGGCGGCATGGGTCGTGAGTTCGACGGTTCGTACGCCGAGCTCACCTGCGTGCCCGCGTCCAGCGTGTTCCCGCTCGAGACCGCGCTCGACTGGCCGACGCTCGGCGCGCTGCCCGAGGTGCTGCAGACCTGCCACGGGTCGCTGCGCGTCGGCCTCGGCGTGCAGGCCGGCGAGACGCTGCTGATCCGCGGCGGGACCGCGTCGGTCGGGCTCACCGCCCTCGCGATGGCCCGCGCGCTCGGGCTCGAGGTGATCGCCACGACCCGCACCGAGGCCAAGCGCGAGCTCCTCCACGCCCACGGCGCCCGGCACGTGCTCGTCGACGACGGCCACCTCGCCGATCAGGTGCGGCAGCTGACCGGCGGCGGCGCCGACCGGGTGCTCGAGCTGATCGGCGCGACGACGCTGCTGGACTCGCTCGCCTGCGCGCGCGCCGGCGGCGTCGTGTGCATGACCGGGATCCTCGGCGGCGCCTGGGAGCTCGCCCGGTTCCAGCCCATGACCGACATCCCGACCGGCGTCCGCCTCACGTCCTACTCCGGCGGCGCGGCCGACATCACCGCCGCCGAGCTGCAGGCCTACGTCGCCCAGGTCGAGGCCGGCGCCCTGCGCGTGCCCCTCGGCCCCGTCTGGCGCTTCGATCAGCTCGTCCTCGCCCATCGCGAGATGGACGCCAACCGCGCCAACGGCAAGATGGTCGTCGTCATCGATCCTTGA
- a CDS encoding toll/interleukin-1 receptor domain-containing protein: protein MAALRVFLCYRAADRAEAEGLAAWLRGMGLDVVFDAHQIHPGDDLGAVIERGLSDCGAGVVLASRSGVGAWWTRWAPAADLAARLHAGAPVVVALIDDDARVPVGLRAVARVALADRDLLLARLRGGAGPAPPPIAADAHYQLRIEPDGAGYAWTLRGPDDLRVRVSLDDRPPRVSTEVPRLPPAILGALPRTGGFQLRLELTTPALAALPIELAEAASGRPLALEPGVTVGRELAAPRSPCVELGGPLRVLAVTPPTDGGARGHELASLLDALDGICASAHVTLLDGDGATPAAVGGAVRSRRPHVVHLWHDDQGLLHLPTGPDGVTAAVVTAALIADGAPVPLVVLSGRASGMASAGRRLAAALVTAGLPRVVCAPSSGSGLAAAMLGALYANLAAAPLVGWALATAWRDVERRRSRAAAASDGVGAIDDDAPCYAAHPDAWDAPLFDPDLPGLAPAPVAPVLVGRHAARERVRRAVITRGGHGALVCGMGGVGTSRLVDDVIQRLRRVGWAVAVPASMTAGGLERAVVAAADVALAGGVGDDGLAAEAERVLATRPVVLVLDALHDQLDRDRRLRDRGLAATLGRLVRAASVGAVLAVSRCPIAELRGLLDEVRVGPLADLEIRQLLWQLPALSGRADARALGRALGGHPGVLELADAVARSARPREFAHLRARVARLDELGELDLALAAEPGDDPATRADVARAQAAADIVLEQLLGGLGDADLALVRALAVFDRPVPVAAVIASAPSEDVGDALAGLVARGLVVATIELGEPRWLVPRWISEPIWRRTGGRPGAADRAAARWWVERPGATVDDRRRALDHLIRADDHARACELGEALTAQLRTDGRDLDAQDVGERLVMALAERATPVSPG, encoded by the coding sequence ATGGCGGCGCTCCGCGTGTTCCTCTGTTACCGCGCCGCGGACCGGGCCGAGGCCGAGGGGCTCGCGGCCTGGCTGCGCGGGATGGGGCTCGACGTCGTGTTCGACGCCCACCAGATCCACCCGGGCGACGACCTCGGCGCGGTGATCGAGCGCGGCCTGAGCGACTGCGGCGCCGGCGTCGTGCTCGCGTCGCGGTCCGGTGTCGGCGCGTGGTGGACGCGCTGGGCGCCAGCTGCGGATCTCGCGGCGCGGCTGCACGCGGGCGCGCCGGTCGTGGTGGCGCTGATCGATGACGACGCACGCGTCCCGGTGGGCCTGCGCGCGGTGGCGCGGGTCGCGCTCGCAGATCGCGACCTGTTGCTGGCACGGCTGCGCGGCGGTGCCGGCCCGGCGCCACCGCCGATCGCCGCCGACGCTCACTACCAGCTCCGGATCGAGCCCGACGGCGCGGGCTACGCGTGGACGCTGCGCGGCCCCGACGACCTGCGCGTGCGCGTCTCGCTCGACGACCGCCCGCCGCGGGTGTCGACCGAGGTGCCACGGCTCCCGCCGGCGATCCTCGGCGCCTTGCCGAGGACCGGTGGGTTCCAGCTGCGCCTGGAGCTGACGACGCCGGCGCTCGCGGCGCTCCCGATCGAGCTGGCCGAGGCCGCGTCCGGTCGGCCGCTGGCCCTCGAGCCCGGGGTCACCGTCGGCCGCGAGCTCGCCGCGCCGCGATCACCGTGCGTCGAGCTCGGCGGGCCGCTGCGGGTGCTGGCCGTGACGCCGCCGACCGATGGCGGCGCTCGCGGCCACGAGCTCGCGAGCTTGCTCGACGCGCTCGACGGGATCTGCGCCAGCGCGCACGTGACGCTGCTCGATGGCGACGGCGCGACGCCGGCCGCGGTCGGTGGCGCGGTCCGGTCGCGACGACCGCACGTGGTGCACCTGTGGCACGACGACCAAGGGCTGCTGCACCTGCCGACCGGGCCCGACGGCGTGACCGCGGCCGTCGTCACCGCCGCGCTCATCGCGGACGGGGCGCCGGTGCCGCTGGTGGTGCTCTCGGGTCGAGCCAGCGGGATGGCGTCGGCCGGCCGTCGGCTCGCCGCGGCGCTGGTCACCGCGGGGCTCCCGCGGGTCGTGTGCGCGCCGTCGTCGGGTTCGGGGCTCGCCGCGGCGATGCTCGGCGCGCTGTACGCCAACCTCGCCGCGGCGCCGCTGGTCGGCTGGGCGCTCGCGACGGCGTGGCGCGACGTCGAGCGTCGTCGGTCGCGCGCGGCGGCCGCGTCCGACGGCGTCGGGGCGATCGACGACGACGCGCCGTGCTACGCCGCGCACCCCGACGCGTGGGACGCGCCGCTGTTCGATCCCGATCTGCCGGGGCTGGCGCCCGCGCCGGTCGCGCCGGTGCTGGTCGGGCGCCACGCGGCCCGCGAGCGGGTGCGGCGCGCGGTCATCACGCGTGGCGGCCACGGCGCGCTGGTGTGCGGCATGGGCGGCGTCGGCACGTCGCGGCTCGTCGACGATGTCATCCAGCGGCTGCGGCGCGTCGGCTGGGCGGTGGCGGTGCCGGCGTCGATGACCGCCGGCGGGCTGGAGCGGGCCGTCGTCGCGGCCGCGGACGTGGCGCTCGCCGGTGGCGTCGGCGACGACGGGCTCGCGGCCGAGGCCGAGCGGGTCCTCGCCACCCGGCCGGTCGTGCTGGTGCTCGACGCCCTGCACGACCAGCTCGATCGCGATCGACGGCTGCGCGACCGCGGCCTGGCCGCGACGCTGGGCCGCCTGGTCCGGGCCGCGTCGGTCGGGGCGGTGCTGGCGGTCAGCCGGTGCCCGATCGCCGAGCTGCGCGGCCTCCTCGACGAGGTGCGGGTCGGTCCGCTCGCTGACCTCGAGATCCGGCAGCTCCTGTGGCAGCTGCCGGCGCTGAGCGGTCGCGCCGACGCCCGGGCGCTGGGCCGCGCCCTCGGCGGGCACCCTGGCGTCCTCGAGCTGGCCGACGCGGTGGCGCGATCGGCGCGCCCGCGCGAGTTCGCACATCTGCGCGCGCGGGTCGCTCGGCTCGACGAGCTCGGCGAGCTCGACCTGGCCCTCGCCGCCGAGCCCGGCGACGATCCCGCGACCCGCGCCGACGTCGCGCGCGCGCAGGCGGCCGCCGACATCGTGCTCGAGCAGCTGCTCGGTGGGCTCGGCGACGCCGACCTCGCGCTGGTGCGTGCGCTGGCCGTGTTCGACCGGCCGGTGCCCGTGGCCGCGGTCATCGCGTCGGCACCGTCGGAGGACGTCGGCGACGCGCTCGCCGGCCTGGTGGCGCGCGGCCTGGTGGTCGCGACCATCGAGCTGGGCGAGCCGCGCTGGCTGGTCCCGCGCTGGATCAGCGAGCCGATCTGGCGTCGGACCGGCGGGCGCCCGGGCGCCGCCGATCGCGCCGCCGCGCGCTGGTGGGTCGAGCGTCCCGGCGCCACCGTCGACGATCGCCGGCGCGCGCTCGACCACCTGATCCGCGCGGACGACCACGCGCGCGCGTGCGAGCTCGGCGAGGCGCTGACCGCGCAGCTCCGGACCGACGGCCGCGACCTCGACGCGCAGGACGTCGGCGAGCGCCTGGTCATGGCGCTGGCCGAGCGCGCGACGCCCGTGTCTCCGGGCTGA
- a CDS encoding SMP-30/gluconolactonase/LRE family protein: MAGAGAVTEVASGYQFVEGPQWRAATGDLLFSDIPAATIYRWAPGAGVPTVFRAASGNSNGLALDPQGTLVACEHGGRRVARGDGEIAVTIVDRFEGARLNSPNDAVVRADGTIYFTDPPFGITDAQRELAFMGTFRVTPAGAVSTVRRGALDERPNGIALSPDAAVLYVGDADHALVRAYDVDAAGATTGERVFTTTAATPDGLAVDAAGNLFVATAAGVEAFAPDGRRWGVLAVPQQPSNVGFGGADARTLFVTARTAVYQVTLANPGLPRN, encoded by the coding sequence CTGGCGGGCGCGGGCGCGGTGACCGAGGTCGCGAGCGGGTACCAGTTCGTCGAGGGGCCGCAGTGGCGCGCGGCGACGGGCGACCTGTTGTTCTCCGACATCCCGGCGGCGACGATCTATCGCTGGGCACCGGGCGCGGGCGTGCCGACGGTGTTCCGCGCGGCCAGCGGCAACAGCAACGGCCTGGCGCTCGATCCGCAGGGCACGCTGGTCGCGTGCGAGCACGGCGGCCGGCGCGTGGCGCGGGGCGACGGCGAGATCGCGGTGACGATCGTCGATCGGTTCGAGGGCGCGCGGCTCAACTCGCCCAACGACGCGGTGGTCCGGGCCGACGGCACGATCTACTTCACCGATCCGCCGTTCGGCATCACCGACGCCCAGCGCGAGCTGGCGTTCATGGGCACGTTCCGGGTCACGCCGGCCGGCGCGGTCTCGACCGTGCGGCGCGGCGCCCTCGACGAGCGGCCCAACGGCATCGCGCTGTCGCCCGACGCGGCCGTGCTGTACGTGGGCGACGCCGACCACGCGCTGGTCCGGGCGTACGACGTCGACGCGGCCGGGGCGACGACGGGCGAGCGCGTGTTCACGACCACCGCCGCCACGCCGGACGGTCTCGCGGTCGACGCCGCCGGCAACCTGTTCGTCGCGACCGCCGCCGGCGTCGAGGCCTTCGCGCCCGACGGCCGCCGCTGGGGCGTCCTGGCCGTGCCGCAGCAGCCGTCCAACGTCGGGTTCGGCGGGGCCGACGCCCGCACGCTGTTCGTGACCGCCCGCACCGCGGTCTACCAGGTGACGCTGGCGAACCCGGGTCTGCCGCGCAACTGA